Proteins found in one Coffea eugenioides isolate CCC68of chromosome 5, Ceug_1.0, whole genome shotgun sequence genomic segment:
- the LOC113771504 gene encoding LOW QUALITY PROTEIN: potassium transporter 5-like (The sequence of the model RefSeq protein was modified relative to this genomic sequence to represent the inferred CDS: substituted 1 base at 1 genomic stop codon), with protein sequence MYDLQITQILLAYLNSILQNEINNNKNXIHDRKFSWGKLRRIDSLDLEAGRISGHHGGHGSKGGWIKTLSLAFQSLGVIYGDIGTSPLYVFSSTFPDGIDDKNDILGVLSLIIYTIILVPMIKYVFIVLWANDKGDGGTFALYSLICRHAKASLIPNHQPEDREVSNYKLDIPSNQLRRAQMVKEKLESSTNAKMVLFIVTILGTSMVIGDGVLTPCISVLSAVSGIPSLGQDAIVGISIVILIILFCVQRFGTDKVGFTFAPAICLWFLFISGIGLYNLFKHDVGVLRAFNPKYIVDYFKRNGKKGWISLGGVVLCITGTEAMFADLGHFSVRAVQISFSSIVFPALLAAYIGQAAYLMKFQDHVSKTFYDSIPDPIYWPTFVVAVAAAIIASQAMISGAFAIISQSLSLGCFPRAKIIHTSAKYEGQVYIPEVNYILMIACVLVTWGFKSTTKIGNAYGIAVVAVMVITTSLLTLIMLVIWKASIWWIAIFFVVFMSIEMTYLSSVLYKFKDGGYLPLAFALVLMIIMGIWHYVHKQRYLFELNNKVSSDYVRDLAKNPQIKRAPGIGLLYSELVQGIPPIFPHFVSNIHSVHSIIVLVSIKSIPVSKVALDERFLFRQIEPRDYRVFRCVVRYGYNDRIEDSEVFEQQLVENLKEFIRHEYFVHVSGHIEPDFVNVQQHSGLLLKDGKPRRSSASVVHIEESLPQAQQSVSQNSSNSIQSFNEAKSINSSIRLAAGSNQLGLEDELQAVDKASEQGVFYLLGEAKVVAKQDSCFFRKFIVNNAYSFLRKNFRQGEKVLAIPKTRLLRVGMVYEI encoded by the exons ATGTATGATCTTCAAATAACTCAGATATTGTTAGCTTATTTAAATTCCATCCTGCAAAATGAGATtaataataacaaaaactaaATCCAC GACCGGAAATTCTCATGGGGCAAACTCCGCCGCATCGACTCTCTTGATTTGGAGGCCGGTAGAATTTCCGGCCATCATGGCGGCCACGGCTCCAAG ggag GTTGGATAAAGACGTTGAGTTTGGCATTTCAAAGCCTAGGTGTTATTTATGGAGACATCGGGACTTCTCCGCTATACGTTTTTTCTAGTACTTTTCCTGATGGAATAGACGACAAAAACGACATCCTTGGGGTGTTGTCTCTCATTATCTACACCATCATTTTGGTGCCCATGATCAAGTATGTCTTTATTGTCTTGTGGGCAAACGACAAAGGTGATG GCGGGACATTTGCTCTCTACTCCTTGATTTGTAGACATGCGAAGGCGAGCCTAATTCCAAACCACCAGCCAGAGGACAGGGAGGTTTCTAACTACAAGTTGGATATACCCTCCAACCAGCTGAGAAGAGCTCAAATGGTCAAGGAAAAACTTGAAAGCAGCACCAATGCGAAAATGGTGCTTTTCATTGTTACCATCCTTGGAACTTCAATGGTAATTGGTGATGGGGTCCTCACTCCCTGCATTTCAG TTCTATCTGCTGTGAGCGGGATTCCATCCCTAGGCCAAG ATGCGATCGTGGGAATTTCAATTGTGATATTGATAATTCTTTTCTGCGTCCAACGCTTTGGAACTGACAAGGTTGGCTTCACATTTGCACCTGCAATCTGCTTGTGGTTTTTGTTCATATCTGGTATTGGCCTCTATAATTTGTTCAAGCATGATGTTGGGGTCCTACGTGCTTTCAATCCAAAATACATTGTTGATTACTTCAAAAGAAATGGCAAGAAAGGATGGATATCCCTAGGTGGAGTTGTCCTATGCATTACAG GGACTGAAGCTATGTTTGCTGATTTGGGCCACTTTAGCGTGAGAGCCGTTCAG ATCAGTTTCTCCAGTATAGTGTTCCCAGCTCTACTAGCAGCTTATATAGGGCAAGCTGCATACCTGATGAAGTTTCAAGATCATGTCAGTAAGACATTCTACGATTCAATTCCAG ATCCAATTTATTGGCCTACATTCGTTGTAGCCGTGGCTGCAGCCATTATTGCCAGTCAAGCTATGATATCCGGAGCCTTTGCAATTATTTCTCAGTCCCTTAGTCTTGGTTGTTTCCCAAGGGCTAAAATTATTCATACTTCTGCCAAGTATGAGGGCCAGGTTTACATTCCTGAGGTCAACTACATCCTCATGATTGCTTGTGTCCTGGTTACTTGGGGCTTCAAATCTACTACAAAGATCGGCAATGCCTATG GTATTGCTGTGGTTGCTGTCATGGTGATAACAACTTCTCTACTCACATTAATTATGCTTGTGATATGGAAGGCAAGCATATGGTGGATTGCTATATTCTTTGTGGTATTTATGTCCATAGAGATGACATATCTGTCATCTGTACTCTACAAATTCAAAGATGGAGGATATCTTCCTTTGGCTTTTGCACTTGTCTTGATGATAATCATGGGAATCTGGCATTACGTCCACAAGCAGCGTTACTTGTTTGAGCTCAACAACAAGGTATCCAGCGACTATGTTAGGGACTTGGCCAAAAATCCACAAATAAAAAGAGCACCTGGAATTGGATTGTTGTATTCTGAACTCGTCCAGGGTATTCCACCAATATTTCCCCATTTTGTTTCTAACATTCACTCAGTTCACTCGATCATCGTGCTGGTTTCCATCAAGTCTATCCCGGTCAGTAAAGTGGCATTGGATGAAAGGTTTCTGTTTCGACAAATTGAGCCTAGAGATTACAGGGTTTTTCGATGTGTAGTAAGGTATGGATACAATGACCGAATCGAGGATTCTGAGGTTTTTGAGCAGCAGCTAGTGGAGAACTTGAAGGAGTTCATAAGACATGAGTATTTTGTCCATGTAAGTGGGCATATAGAGCCTGATTTTGTAAACGTCCAGCAACATTCAGGATTGCTGTTGAAAGATGGAAAACCTCGACGATCCAGTGCATCTGTAGTTCATATCGAGGAATCATTACCACAGGCACAACAAAGTGTATCGCAAAATTCGTCAAACTCAATCCAATCATTCAATGAGGCCAAATCAATCAATTCCTCGATCAGGCTTGCCGCAGGGTCCAATCAGTTGGGTCTGGAAGATGAGCTACAGGCTGTGGATAAAGCCTCAGAGCAAGGTGTGTTTTATCTTTTGGGTGAAGCAAAAGTTGTGGCAAAACAAGATTCATGCTTCTTCCGTAAGTTTATTGTCAACAATGCCTATAGTTTCCTGAGGAAGAATTTTAGGCAAGGGGAAAAGGTATTGGCCATTCCTAAGACTAGGCTATTAAGGGTTGGGATGGTGTATGAAATTTAA